A genome region from Altererythrobacter aquiaggeris includes the following:
- a CDS encoding F0F1 ATP synthase subunit delta, producing the protein MDISAGIQASLSGRYAAALFELASEAGTVTAVESDLDKLHTALGESDELAALIHNPEVSRGAAEKAMWGVGALLGTSEITQNFLGVVSQNRRLADLPGMIRAFRTIAAAQRGEVTADVTSAHALSDAQLDQLRQKLTAREGRTVKINASVDPELLGGLVVTIGSKRIDGSIKTRLNSLANIMKKADGATAAQKG; encoded by the coding sequence GTGGATATTTCCGCCGGTATTCAGGCAAGCCTATCAGGCCGCTACGCCGCCGCCCTTTTCGAACTCGCTTCCGAAGCCGGCACGGTGACGGCTGTCGAATCGGATCTCGACAAGCTGCACACCGCGCTTGGCGAATCGGACGAACTGGCCGCGCTTATCCATAATCCCGAAGTTTCTCGCGGTGCCGCCGAAAAGGCGATGTGGGGCGTAGGTGCATTGCTGGGCACCAGTGAAATCACGCAGAATTTCCTTGGTGTCGTGTCGCAAAATCGCCGTCTGGCCGATTTGCCCGGCATGATTCGCGCGTTTCGCACGATTGCCGCGGCGCAGCGCGGCGAAGTCACTGCCGATGTCACCAGCGCCCACGCGCTCAGCGATGCCCAGCTGGACCAGCTGCGCCAGAAACTGACCGCGCGCGAGGGCCGCACGGTTAAAATCAATGCGAGTGTCGATCCCGAACTGCTTGGCGGCCTGGTCGTCACGATTGGTTCGAAACGGATCGACGGCTCAATCAAAACCCGATTGAATTCCCTAGCTAACATTATGAAGAAGGCTGACGGCGCAACCGCCGCTCAGAAAGGCTGA
- the atpA gene encoding F0F1 ATP synthase subunit alpha has product MEIRAAEISKVIKDQIANFGTEAEISEVGSVLSVGDGIARIHGLDKVQAGEMVEFSNGIQGMALNLEADNVGVVIFGSDAEIKEGDSVKRTGTIVDVPVGKGLLGRVVDGLGNPIDGKGPIVAEKRMRVEQKAPGIIPRKSVHEPVQTGLKAIDALVPIGRGQRELIIGDRQTGKSAVAIDTFINQKEANAGDDESKKLYCIYVAIGQKRSTVAQIVKSLEENGAMEYSIVVAATASEPAPLQYLAPYTGVTMGEYFRDNGMHAVIVYDDLSKQAVAYRQMSLLLRRPPGREAYPGDVFYLHSRLLERAAKMNEDNGAGSLTALPIIETQAGDVSAYIPTNVISITDGQIFLETDLFYQGIRPAINVGLSVSRVGSAAQTKAMKKVSGSIKLELAQYREMAAFAQFGSDLDASTQKLLNRGARLTELLKQAQFSPLSFEEQTVSIFAGTNGYIDPVDVNRVTEYESAMLSWIRKEHADILTDIRNTKDLTDDTKKALTSALDTFGKQFA; this is encoded by the coding sequence ATGGAAATCCGCGCCGCAGAAATCTCCAAGGTCATCAAGGACCAAATTGCCAATTTCGGCACCGAAGCCGAAATAAGCGAAGTCGGTTCCGTACTCTCGGTGGGTGACGGTATCGCCCGCATCCACGGCCTCGACAAAGTCCAGGCCGGCGAGATGGTCGAGTTTTCCAATGGTATCCAGGGCATGGCCCTGAACCTTGAAGCCGACAATGTCGGCGTCGTGATCTTCGGCTCCGATGCCGAGATCAAGGAAGGCGACAGCGTCAAGCGCACCGGCACCATCGTTGACGTTCCTGTCGGCAAGGGTCTGCTTGGCCGCGTGGTCGACGGTCTGGGCAATCCGATTGACGGCAAGGGCCCGATCGTTGCTGAAAAGCGGATGCGCGTTGAACAGAAGGCGCCGGGTATCATCCCGCGTAAATCGGTGCACGAGCCTGTGCAAACCGGCCTCAAGGCCATCGATGCCCTGGTTCCGATTGGCCGCGGCCAGCGCGAACTGATCATTGGTGACCGCCAGACGGGCAAGTCGGCTGTCGCAATCGACACTTTCATCAACCAGAAAGAAGCCAACGCCGGCGACGACGAAAGCAAGAAGCTTTACTGCATCTATGTGGCTATTGGCCAGAAGCGTTCGACCGTCGCGCAAATCGTGAAAAGCCTCGAGGAAAACGGCGCGATGGAATATTCCATCGTCGTTGCCGCGACCGCTTCCGAGCCTGCTCCGCTGCAATATCTGGCACCTTATACCGGTGTGACGATGGGCGAATATTTCCGCGATAACGGAATGCACGCGGTCATCGTTTATGACGATCTTTCGAAGCAGGCTGTGGCTTATCGCCAGATGTCGCTGCTGCTGCGCCGTCCGCCGGGCCGTGAAGCGTATCCGGGTGACGTGTTTTATCTCCACTCCCGCCTGCTCGAACGGGCGGCGAAAATGAACGAAGATAATGGTGCCGGTTCGCTGACCGCATTGCCGATTATCGAAACGCAGGCGGGTGACGTATCCGCATATATTCCGACCAACGTGATTTCGATCACCGATGGCCAGATCTTCCTTGAAACCGACCTGTTCTATCAGGGCATCCGGCCCGCGATCAACGTGGGTCTTTCGGTTAGCCGGGTTGGCTCCGCCGCACAGACCAAGGCGATGAAAAAGGTTTCGGGCTCGATCAAGCTGGAGCTCGCGCAATACCGCGAAATGGCTGCGTTCGCGCAGTTCGGTTCCGACCTTGACGCCTCGACGCAGAAACTGCTCAACCGCGGCGCGCGCCTGACGGAATTGCTCAAGCAAGCCCAGTTCAGCCCGTTGTCGTTCGAAGAACAGACCGTTTCGATCTTCGCGGGTACCAATGGTTATATCGATCCCGTCGATGTGAACCGGGTTACGGAATACGAATCGGCGATGCTAAGCTGGATCCGCAAGGAACATGCCGACATCCTCACCGATATCCGCAACACCAAGGATCTGACCGACGATACAAAGAAGGCGCTGACATCGGCGCTGGATACGTTCGGCAAGCAGTTCGCTTAA
- a CDS encoding F0F1 ATP synthase subunit gamma: MASLKELKGRINSVKSTQKITKAKQMVAAAKLRKAQAAAEAARPYATRLAGVMASLSTKVSGDSAPKLLAGTGSEKRHLLVVANSDKGLAGAFNANIVRAALSKAKQLLDDGKQVEFYLIGKKGRAPVKRAYPKNVGTQFDTTHVREPGYSEAERIADELVEMYDGGKFDVAHLFYSTFKNALTQEPTRQQIIPVPAPTDAPVDTGAVVEYEPDEEAILEELLPRYLKTQLFGALLENNASEQGASMTAMDNATRNAGDLIDKLTIQYNRSRQAAITTELIEIIAGAEAL; this comes from the coding sequence ATGGCCTCGTTGAAAGAACTCAAAGGGCGGATCAACTCGGTCAAATCGACCCAGAAGATCACCAAGGCCAAGCAGATGGTCGCCGCTGCGAAGCTTCGCAAGGCGCAGGCCGCTGCCGAGGCTGCACGTCCTTATGCCACGCGGCTGGCGGGCGTGATGGCGTCGCTCAGCACCAAGGTTTCCGGCGACAGCGCGCCCAAATTGCTTGCCGGCACCGGCTCCGAAAAACGTCATCTGCTGGTCGTTGCCAATTCCGACAAGGGTCTGGCGGGGGCGTTCAATGCCAATATCGTTCGCGCCGCGCTGTCCAAGGCCAAGCAATTGCTGGACGATGGCAAACAGGTCGAATTCTATCTGATCGGCAAGAAAGGCCGCGCGCCGGTGAAGCGCGCTTATCCCAAGAATGTGGGTACGCAGTTCGATACCACCCATGTCCGTGAGCCGGGTTACAGCGAGGCCGAGCGCATCGCTGACGAGCTTGTCGAAATGTACGACGGCGGAAAATTCGACGTAGCGCATCTGTTCTATTCAACGTTCAAGAATGCGCTGACACAGGAACCGACCAGGCAGCAGATCATCCCCGTACCGGCGCCGACAGATGCTCCGGTCGATACCGGCGCTGTGGTTGAATACGAACCTGACGAGGAAGCTATCCTCGAGGAACTTTTGCCGCGGTATCTCAAGACCCAGCTATTTGGTGCGCTGCTTGAAAACAATGCATCCGAACAGGGCGCTTCGATGACCGCGATGGACAATGCCACGCGCAACGCAGGCGATCTGATCGATAAACTGACCATCCAGTACAACCGCAGCCGTCAGGCCGCGATTACCACCGAACTCATTGAAATCATTGCCGGAGCAGAAGCACTATGA
- the atpD gene encoding F0F1 ATP synthase subunit beta, whose product MATAPALNKTTNGSISQVIGAVVDVTFPGELPAILSALETDNNGNKLVLEVAQHLGENTVRTIAMDGTDGLTRGQSVIATGSQISVPVGPKTLGRIMNVIGEPIDMMGPVGAEKHNPIHAEAPLFVDQSTEAAILVTGIKVIDLLAPYAKGGKIGLFGGAGVGKTVLIQELINNIAKGHGGVSVFAGVGERTREGNDLYHEFLDAGVIAKDADGNATSEGSKVALVFGQMNEPPGARARVALSGLTMAEYFRDEEGQDVLFFVDNIFRFTQAGSEVSALLGRIPSAVGYQPTLSTDMGQLQERITSTNKGSITSVQAIYVPADDLTDPAPAASFAHLDATTTLNRAISELGIYPAVDPLDSTSRVLEPRVVGQEHYETARKVQETLQKYKSLQDIIAILGMDELSEEDKLTVQRARKIQKFLSQPFHVAEVFTGIKGKFVALEDTVASFKAVVEGEYDHLPENAFYMVGGIGEAVEKAAKMAEDA is encoded by the coding sequence ATGGCTACCGCCCCAGCACTCAACAAGACCACCAATGGCTCGATCAGCCAGGTCATCGGCGCTGTCGTCGACGTGACCTTCCCGGGCGAATTGCCCGCGATTTTGTCGGCACTCGAAACGGACAACAACGGCAACAAGCTCGTCCTCGAAGTTGCGCAGCACCTTGGTGAAAACACCGTGCGGACCATCGCGATGGACGGCACCGACGGCCTGACCCGCGGGCAGAGCGTTATTGCAACCGGTTCGCAGATTTCTGTGCCCGTCGGTCCCAAGACGCTTGGCCGGATCATGAATGTCATCGGTGAGCCGATCGACATGATGGGCCCGGTCGGCGCTGAAAAGCACAATCCGATCCATGCCGAAGCACCGCTGTTTGTCGATCAATCGACCGAAGCGGCCATTCTGGTTACCGGCATCAAGGTTATCGACCTGCTCGCCCCTTACGCAAAGGGCGGCAAGATCGGCCTGTTCGGCGGCGCGGGCGTGGGCAAGACGGTTCTGATCCAGGAACTGATCAACAATATCGCCAAAGGTCACGGCGGCGTGTCGGTATTTGCCGGTGTGGGCGAGCGGACCCGAGAAGGTAACGATCTTTACCACGAATTCCTCGACGCAGGCGTTATTGCCAAGGATGCCGATGGCAACGCAACATCGGAAGGGTCCAAGGTTGCGCTGGTGTTCGGCCAGATGAACGAACCTCCCGGCGCGCGTGCCCGTGTTGCCCTGTCCGGCCTGACCATGGCGGAATATTTCCGCGATGAAGAAGGTCAGGACGTCCTGTTCTTTGTGGACAATATTTTCCGCTTCACGCAGGCTGGTTCGGAAGTGTCGGCACTGCTCGGCCGTATTCCTTCGGCTGTGGGCTATCAGCCAACCCTGTCCACCGACATGGGCCAGCTGCAGGAGCGTATTACTTCGACCAACAAGGGCTCGATTACGTCGGTTCAGGCCATCTATGTTCCCGCAGATGACCTTACCGATCCGGCCCCTGCTGCTTCCTTCGCCCACCTGGACGCGACAACCACGCTGAACCGCGCAATTTCGGAGCTGGGTATTTACCCGGCCGTCGATCCGCTTGATTCGACATCGCGCGTGCTCGAACCGCGGGTTGTCGGTCAGGAGCATTACGAAACCGCCCGTAAGGTGCAGGAAACATTGCAGAAGTACAAGTCGCTGCAGGACATCATCGCCATTCTTGGCATGGACGAGCTTTCGGAAGAAGATAAGCTCACCGTGCAGCGTGCGCGTAAAATCCAGAAGTTCCTGTCGCAGCCGTTCCACGTTGCCGAGGTTTTCACCGGCATCAAGGGCAAGTTCGTCGCGCTCGAAGACACCGTCGCCAGCTTCAAGGCTGTGGTCGAAGGCGAATACGATCACCTACCCGAAAATGCTTTCTACATGGTTGGCGGCATCGGCGAAGCAGTCGAAAAAGCTGCGAAAATGGCCGAGGACGCCTGA
- a CDS encoding ATP synthase F1 subunit epsilon: MALRFELVTPAKLVRSEDVHMVVVPGAEGEFGVLEGHAPFMSTIRDGAVQVYKTEGAAPEIIEIRGGFAEVGDTGLTVLAEHVEG, encoded by the coding sequence ATGGCCCTTCGTTTCGAACTCGTCACTCCGGCCAAGCTGGTCCGTTCCGAAGACGTCCACATGGTGGTCGTCCCCGGGGCAGAAGGCGAGTTTGGTGTGCTGGAAGGCCATGCGCCCTTCATGTCCACGATCCGCGATGGTGCGGTGCAGGTTTACAAGACCGAAGGCGCGGCCCCTGAAATTATCGAAATCCGCGGCGGTTTTGCCGAAGTGGGCGATACGGGGCTGACGGTGCTGGCCGAACACGTCGAGGGCTAG
- a CDS encoding DMT family transporter, whose product MRQDERSGLLFALAGFIILSLGDGVIKTMAGEWPATAVAALRYSIGAAGLAIILAIREGRAGFRFPHPVAQLMRGVGMGIATLSFFTAAFLMPLATATAIGFTAPMITAILSRFILGEPAPRATWLASFAAFSGVLIMLRPSFAEIGWPALLPLLASLGFSISIIGNRMVAGRGTALSMQVIVAGIAAIFLVVASLAGAASGVPQLTIGVPDWTIVARCAAVAVTASSAHWLVYLATTRAGAATIVPMTYVQLLVATALGIVFFHDRPDAMSMLGAAIIIGAGLYLWREGGQQRRANMAANS is encoded by the coding sequence TTGCGACAAGACGAGCGTTCCGGACTGTTGTTTGCGCTCGCCGGGTTCATCATTTTATCGCTGGGTGACGGCGTTATCAAAACCATGGCCGGGGAATGGCCGGCGACGGCTGTCGCCGCGCTGCGCTATTCCATCGGGGCGGCCGGGCTGGCCATTATTCTGGCAATCAGGGAAGGGCGCGCAGGCTTCCGTTTCCCGCATCCGGTCGCGCAGTTGATGCGCGGGGTGGGGATGGGCATCGCGACCCTGTCATTCTTCACCGCAGCGTTTCTGATGCCGCTCGCAACCGCCACGGCCATCGGATTCACTGCGCCGATGATCACCGCCATATTGTCGCGGTTTATTCTGGGGGAGCCGGCGCCGCGCGCGACCTGGCTGGCATCGTTCGCGGCGTTTTCCGGCGTGTTGATCATGCTGCGCCCCAGCTTTGCCGAAATTGGCTGGCCGGCATTGTTGCCGCTGCTCGCGTCATTGGGTTTCAGCATATCGATCATCGGCAACCGGATGGTCGCAGGGCGCGGTACGGCATTGTCGATGCAAGTGATCGTTGCAGGGATAGCCGCGATATTTCTGGTTGTCGCATCGCTTGCGGGGGCTGCCAGCGGGGTGCCGCAGCTAACCATCGGCGTTCCCGACTGGACTATAGTTGCCCGGTGCGCGGCAGTGGCCGTAACCGCCAGCAGCGCGCATTGGCTGGTCTATCTGGCGACAACCAGAGCAGGCGCGGCCACGATCGTCCCGATGACGTATGTGCAGCTGCTCGTCGCGACCGCGCTGGGGATCGTGTTTTTCCATGACCGGCCTGATGCGATGAGCATGTTGGGCGCAGCAATCATCATCGGGGCGGGACTGTATCTGTGGCGCGAAGGCGGCCAGCAGCGGCGCGCAAATATGGCCGCCAACAGCTAA
- a CDS encoding phosphatase PAP2 family protein, whose protein sequence is MTNRTVVPTNDIGILCGVALMLIMGCVVLGSVGIPVFQSGTVLSSALLYLSSWIALFVGQISIGLWKHRPDSPIAYIRDHEFSPEYRRRLLHALPILLALTVYMPMFSAFKSSIPLFNPFQWDQTFIAWDRAIFGQDAWLWMQPVLGYPVVTSIISIFYHLWILLLYVGSVYFAIYVTDKPLRQQYFMAYFLTWTIVGIAMATWLSSVGPCFLLPLTGDPAFIPQMEYLRAADQHYPVMVLPVQQALLDWQASGQFGLGRGITAMPSMHVAMVVLFWLGMRRISRLAGIAAAIFALIIALGSVHLGYHYAVDGIVAAAVTLVIWPVAGWLSTTRIGALQAGKPARSN, encoded by the coding sequence GTGACAAACCGCACAGTCGTTCCCACCAACGATATCGGAATCCTTTGCGGCGTCGCCCTGATGCTTATCATGGGCTGTGTTGTCCTCGGCAGCGTCGGCATACCGGTCTTTCAGTCTGGGACGGTTCTCTCTAGTGCGCTGCTATATCTCAGCAGCTGGATTGCCCTGTTTGTCGGACAAATCAGTATCGGACTATGGAAACATCGGCCAGACAGCCCGATTGCGTACATCAGGGATCACGAATTCTCTCCGGAATACCGGCGGCGGCTGCTTCATGCCTTGCCGATCCTGCTGGCTTTGACGGTTTACATGCCGATGTTCTCGGCATTCAAAAGTTCGATCCCCCTGTTCAATCCTTTTCAGTGGGACCAGACGTTTATCGCCTGGGATCGGGCAATTTTCGGGCAAGACGCGTGGCTGTGGATGCAGCCTGTGCTGGGATATCCGGTCGTCACGTCGATCATCAGCATATTCTATCACCTGTGGATTTTGCTGCTGTATGTGGGCTCGGTCTATTTTGCGATATATGTGACCGATAAACCATTGCGGCAGCAGTATTTTATGGCCTATTTCCTGACCTGGACAATCGTCGGCATAGCGATGGCGACCTGGCTTTCGTCTGTCGGACCGTGTTTCCTGCTCCCGCTAACGGGGGACCCCGCGTTTATCCCGCAAATGGAATATTTGCGCGCTGCAGACCAGCATTATCCCGTCATGGTTCTGCCGGTACAACAGGCGCTGCTGGACTGGCAGGCGAGCGGACAGTTCGGTCTGGGTAGAGGCATCACCGCAATGCCATCGATGCACGTGGCGATGGTTGTTCTGTTCTGGCTCGGTATGCGCAGAATTTCCCGATTGGCCGGAATTGCGGCGGCAATCTTTGCGCTCATCATCGCGCTGGGATCGGTCCATCTTGGCTATCATTATGCGGTTGACGGCATCGTCGCGGCCGCAGTGACTTTGGTAATCTGGCCGGTTGCCGGATGGCTATCCACGACGCGGATCGGTGCCCTACAAGCCGGAAAGCCTGCGCGGAGCAATTAG
- a CDS encoding glycosyltransferase family 2 protein, whose protein sequence is MTKLIIQIPCLNEAETLAQTLALIPRRIDGISCVEVLVIDDGSTDGTADIARLSGADHIISHAGNRGLAAAFQTGVKAALAAGADIIVNTDADGQYEGADIALLVAPIIAGEADIVVGDRGVAKNAHFSPLKRVLQRAGSSVVRKLSKTDITDAVSGFRAFSRCAAQRINITTEFSYTTDMLIQAGRKRMAIKSVPVRTHETPRPSRLFKSVPRFIMHTGITMARAYTTYNPLRAFVGTGLVVALIGLAPILRFVWFYLSGEGDGHIQSLVIGGVLLLLGVILAIMGVLADLIASNRKLMELSLQETRLLRDRLDEIVKPADAGGNSATGTDARAGEN, encoded by the coding sequence ATGACCAAGCTAATTATCCAGATACCCTGTCTGAACGAAGCGGAGACGCTCGCGCAGACACTGGCCCTAATCCCGCGGCGGATCGATGGCATCAGCTGTGTCGAAGTGCTGGTTATAGACGATGGCAGCACCGACGGCACGGCTGATATTGCGCGGCTGTCGGGCGCCGATCACATCATCAGCCATGCCGGCAATCGCGGGCTGGCTGCAGCTTTTCAAACCGGCGTAAAGGCGGCATTGGCAGCGGGCGCGGATATCATCGTGAACACCGACGCTGACGGACAATATGAAGGCGCAGACATCGCGCTGCTGGTCGCGCCGATAATCGCAGGCGAGGCCGACATCGTCGTCGGTGACCGGGGAGTTGCCAAAAATGCGCATTTTTCGCCGCTGAAGCGGGTGCTGCAGCGCGCCGGAAGCTCGGTTGTTCGCAAGCTTTCCAAGACTGATATCACCGATGCGGTCAGCGGGTTTCGCGCATTCAGCCGCTGTGCTGCGCAGCGCATCAATATCACCACCGAATTCAGTTACACCACCGATATGCTGATCCAGGCGGGACGCAAGCGCATGGCGATCAAAAGCGTGCCGGTGCGAACGCACGAAACGCCCAGGCCATCACGCCTGTTCAAATCCGTGCCGCGTTTCATCATGCATACGGGCATTACCATGGCCCGCGCCTACACTACATATAATCCGCTGCGCGCCTTTGTCGGGACAGGCCTGGTGGTGGCGCTGATCGGTTTGGCTCCGATACTGCGCTTCGTATGGTTTTATCTTTCGGGCGAAGGCGACGGACATATCCAATCGCTGGTTATCGGGGGCGTGCTGCTGCTGTTGGGGGTTATTCTCGCCATTATGGGTGTTCTGGCGGATTTGATCGCTTCCAACCGCAAGCTGATGGAACTCAGCCTGCAAGAAACCAGGCTGCTGCGTGACCGGCTCGACGAAATCGTCAAACCTGCCGACGCGGGTGGAAATTCCGCAACCGGCACCGATGCTCGGGCTGGCGAAAACTAA
- a CDS encoding glycosyltransferase family 4 protein, which yields MKNSLEIVFVTRKWAPAMGGMETYCHRLTEELAKTHQVDVIALPGQADGSPPRALSLLGFPFTILRRWFARNTAPDILHIADMALWPAGLLAPRKTRLVISAHGTDVSYSRRGGIKGRLYGAYLCTGARLLGGTRAIANSGATTAALHEHGWHNTAIVALATDVSGAAPCSAPGRNLLFAGRLVERKGLHWFTENVLGRLPGDIALDVAGTRWDPAEESALEHPRVNFLGRLDANDLQRAYANALAVILPNIELANGEFEGFGLIACEASAAGGIVLAANCGGLPEAVIDGETGFLIESGNAQAWASHITEIAGWPDETRQNFIQNAADCARTQFSWGRVARETAAHYFAADDELITGGRHTE from the coding sequence ATGAAAAACAGCTTGGAAATCGTTTTCGTTACGCGAAAATGGGCACCTGCGATGGGCGGGATGGAAACATATTGCCACCGGCTGACAGAAGAACTTGCCAAAACGCATCAAGTCGATGTGATCGCTTTGCCGGGTCAGGCGGACGGCAGCCCTCCCCGTGCATTATCGCTGCTAGGTTTTCCCTTCACGATTTTGCGCCGCTGGTTCGCCCGCAACACCGCGCCGGACATATTGCACATTGCCGACATGGCACTCTGGCCCGCAGGATTGCTGGCGCCGCGCAAGACCAGGCTGGTGATTTCGGCACATGGAACCGACGTTTCGTATTCGCGGCGCGGCGGCATCAAGGGCCGACTGTACGGCGCTTATCTATGCACGGGTGCGCGCTTGCTTGGCGGGACCAGAGCTATTGCAAATTCTGGCGCAACCACCGCAGCCTTGCACGAACACGGCTGGCACAACACCGCGATTGTCGCATTGGCAACGGATGTTTCGGGCGCTGCCCCCTGCTCCGCGCCGGGCAGAAATCTGCTGTTTGCCGGGCGCTTGGTGGAGCGTAAGGGTCTGCACTGGTTTACCGAGAATGTGCTCGGCCGCCTGCCCGGCGATATCGCTCTGGACGTCGCGGGCACACGCTGGGATCCCGCTGAAGAAAGCGCGCTGGAGCATCCTCGGGTCAATTTCCTGGGCCGTCTGGATGCCAACGATCTGCAGCGCGCTTACGCAAACGCCCTGGCAGTCATCCTGCCCAATATCGAGCTGGCAAACGGTGAGTTCGAGGGATTTGGACTGATCGCCTGCGAAGCCTCGGCTGCGGGGGGCATCGTTCTGGCCGCGAATTGCGGCGGCCTGCCCGAAGCGGTCATCGACGGCGAAACGGGGTTCTTGATCGAAAGCGGTAATGCGCAGGCATGGGCGTCGCACATCACCGAGATCGCCGGTTGGCCGGATGAAACACGGCAGAACTTCATCCAAAATGCCGCAGACTGCGCGCGCACCCAATTTTCCTGGGGCCGTGTCGCACGCGAAACCGCGGCCCATTATTTTGCTGCGGATGACGAACTTATTACCGGTGGGAGGCACACGGAATGA
- a CDS encoding glycosyltransferase family 4 protein — MPTIATGSGAEVYARNLAAGLAERGHEPALQLAAHRFEMMPWLSGLKPPFKPDVTIANSWSAAAFANAAPLVTIVHHVVHEPSLSEHKTVSQKVFHKAFVKPMELSAIAASRKVIAVSETTRKAVCELLGFDDAVTVLNGVDVDYYRPAVRNRTGRPIRLLFVGKPSRRKGFELVVQLAEQLGPKAHLTVIGAAPEPGIKLPSCEAKGRISRSELRSAYQQADFLVLPSHMEGFGYAAAEAMACGTPVICTVGGAVAEIAHPGQAAIVIEPDRLYDTAQAITRLAADSATYTAMRRAARSIAEADLDDKRWLDEMEQAVMNAASTDPSYNWGDQN; from the coding sequence ATGCCTACGATCGCGACCGGGAGCGGAGCCGAAGTCTATGCCCGCAATCTCGCAGCGGGGCTTGCGGAGCGCGGTCATGAGCCCGCTTTGCAGCTCGCCGCACATCGGTTCGAGATGATGCCATGGCTTTCTGGGCTGAAACCGCCATTCAAACCTGACGTTACTATTGCCAACAGCTGGAGCGCCGCGGCATTTGCAAACGCTGCACCGCTGGTGACAATTGTTCATCATGTCGTGCATGAGCCTTCGCTGAGCGAACACAAAACCGTATCGCAGAAGGTCTTTCACAAGGCATTCGTCAAACCGATGGAGCTCTCGGCCATCGCTGCATCGCGCAAAGTTATCGCGGTTAGCGAAACCACCCGAAAAGCAGTCTGCGAGCTTCTCGGTTTTGACGACGCGGTTACCGTGCTCAACGGGGTCGATGTCGATTATTATAGACCCGCCGTTCGAAATCGCACAGGTCGTCCTATCCGGCTATTGTTTGTGGGAAAACCTAGCCGGCGCAAGGGCTTTGAGCTGGTAGTTCAGCTTGCGGAGCAATTGGGCCCTAAGGCACACCTTACCGTTATTGGCGCTGCCCCGGAGCCCGGCATAAAACTGCCTTCCTGCGAGGCCAAAGGCCGCATCTCACGCTCGGAGCTCAGATCCGCTTATCAACAAGCAGATTTTCTGGTGTTACCGTCGCACATGGAAGGGTTCGGTTACGCCGCTGCCGAGGCGATGGCTTGCGGCACCCCGGTAATTTGCACAGTAGGCGGCGCAGTGGCCGAAATCGCGCATCCTGGGCAAGCCGCGATCGTGATCGAGCCGGACAGACTGTACGATACAGCGCAGGCCATCACGCGGCTGGCTGCGGACAGCGCAACATACACAGCGATGCGGCGCGCCGCTCGTTCCATCGCAGAGGCCGATCTGGATGATAAACGTTGGCTTGATGAAATGGAACAGGCGGTGATGAACGCCGCTTCAACTGATCCTTCGTATAATTGGGGGGATCAGAATTAA